A part of Setaria viridis chromosome 8, Setaria_viridis_v4.0, whole genome shotgun sequence genomic DNA contains:
- the LOC117834441 gene encoding uncharacterized protein, translating into MSSVGGQRITISSISCRGVRAFVPFQKPPLYAAVSLGGRREKTPPDADGGENPDWDDAAFAFDLDGDGGGQQQQLVEFEVKAQVPLLGHKLVGTASVPVVDLAAGGGGGAGDGAALRHVSYQVSAPDGKPNGTLSFAYAISGGHAGAGARPPPQLYPAPDQDPSFCCAPPPSAAYPAPAVASFAPPSAGYPPPPQPPASAPLYPQLQDLLPPSSYPPHPPPNPQYPSPNSSYPPPPPPAAVNAYPPPPASCTACPAPPPEHTSYPPPSTAAYPPPPPPASCAACPAPPAQYASYPPPPPSTAYPPAPPSGYPTPPQAYPPPPQASNLTPPASTYPPPPELGSAYPFYPRSGPSPPPSTVDRALPYYPAPPGGSYYPPPGTRHPEVNGAGRTPHYYPPPGSRYP; encoded by the coding sequence ATGTCGTCGGTCGGCGGCCAGCGCATCACCATCAGCTCCATCTCCTGCCGCGGCGTCAGGGCCTTCGTCCCGTTCCAGAAGCCGCCGCTCTACGCCGCGGTGTccctcggcggccgccgcgagaagacgccgcccgacgccgacggcggcgagaaCCCGGACTGGGACGACGCGGCGTTCGCGTTCGACCtcgacggcgatggcggaggccagcagcagcagctggtggAGTTCGAGGTCAAGGCGCAGGTGCCGCTCCTCGGCCACAAGCTCGTCGGCACGGCAAGCGTGCCGGTGGTCGAcctggcggcgggaggaggaggaggagccggcgacggcgcggcgctgcGGCACGTCAGCTACCAGGTGAGCGCCCCCGACGGCAAGCCGAACGGCACGCTCAGCTTCGCGTACGCCATCAGCGgcggccacgccggcgccggcgcgcgtcCACCGCCGCAGCTCTACCCGGCGCCGGATCAAGATCCGAGCTTTTGCTGCGCGCCTCCGCCGAGCGCGGCGTACCCAGCACCAGCAGTGGCGAGCTTCGCGCCACCGAGCGCCGGGTACCCTCCGCCACCACAGCCGCCGGCTTCCGCTCCTCTCTACCCGCAACTGCAAGACTTGCTTCCGCCGAGCAGCTACCCACCTCACCCACCGCCTAATCCTCAGTACCCATCGCCAAACAGCAgttacccgccgccgccaccaccggccgccgttAATGcatacccgccgccgcccgcgtcaTGTACCGCCTGCCCCGCGCCTCCGCCAGAGCACACCAGCtacccgccgccgtcgacggcggcatacccaccaccaccgccacccgcgTCTTGCGCCGCCTGTCCGGCGCCCCCGGCACAGTACGCCAgctacccgccgccgccgccatcgaccGCCTACCCGCCGGCACCGCCGAGCGGTTACCCAACACCACCACAGGCgtacccaccaccaccacaggcGTCCAATTTGACCCCTCCGGCCAGCAcctacccgccgccgccggaattaGGCTCGGCCTACCCATTCTATCCAAGGTCGGGGCCTTCGCCTCCGCCGAGCACGGTGGACCGTGCACTGCCGTACTACCCGGCGCCTCCCGGCGGCTCGTACTACCCTCCGCCGGGGACACGGCACCCCGAGGTCAACGGCGCGGGCAGGACGCCGCACTACTACCCACCGCCGGGGAGTAGGTACCCGTAG